One region of Culex pipiens pallens isolate TS chromosome 2, TS_CPP_V2, whole genome shotgun sequence genomic DNA includes:
- the LOC120425960 gene encoding probable 39S ribosomal protein L23, mitochondrial: MSTRWYPIYQRGNPQLRVFLPNFWLKLIRPEHEQPPNVVQFACSMEMTKYDVRNYLEKIYKVPVVDVRTRIAMGKTKRDQVMGYITKDEDTKLAYVTLPKEMKFEFPNLFPSEAKEKLEDDKKSLDEAKKNHKKFLEKNKDRPGTPGWFTI; encoded by the exons ATGTCCACCCGTTGGTATCCGATCTACCAGCGCGGCAACCCGCAGCTTCGCGTCTTTTTGCCCAACTTTTGGCTCAAGCTGATCCGGCCGGAACACGAGCAGCCACCGAATGTGGTCCAGTTTGCGTGCTCGATGGAGATGACCAAGTACGACGTGCGGAACTATCTGGAGAAGATCTACAAGGTTCCGGTGGTGGACGTGCGGACACGCATCGCCATGGGCAAGACGAAGCGGGACCAGGTCATGGGCTATATCACGAAGGACGAGGACACCAAGCTGGCTTACGTTACACTG cCAAAAGAGATGAAATTTGAGTTTCCCAATCTGTTCCCGTCGGAAGCCAAAGAGAAGCTGGAGGACGACAAAAAGTCACTGGACGAGGCCAAGAAGAACCACAAGAAATTCCTGGAAAAGAACAAGGACAGGCCTGGCACTCCCGGCTGGTTTACGATTTAA
- the LOC120425962 gene encoding cytochrome b-c1 complex subunit 8 yields the protein MGHGFGELAKVRGIVTHKISPFEQRAFANWWTKAIPNTLRRIRSQIFIVAPPFVVGYLVYNYVETLHTQLNRKNPKDFENDV from the exons ATGGGTCACGGATTCGGTGAGCTGGCCAAGGTGCGCGGCATCGTGACGCACAAGATTTCGCCGTTCGAGCAACGTGCCTTCGCCAACTGGTGGACCAAGGCCATCCCGAACACGCTCCGGCGAATCCGGTCGCAGATCTTCATCGTGGCCCCGC CGTTCGTCGTTGGCTACCTGGTGTACAACTACGTCGAGACTCTGCACACCCAGCTGAACCGCAAGAACCCGAAGGATTTTGAAAACGACGTTTAA
- the LOC120425955 gene encoding uncharacterized protein CG13380 — MKIKEAGPSRLADRLAAAAADANCICRRPETNVVCGNCSAKFFGRVQRTCPSHTHVIYLLDYGYCPKCKAPWRSLEELTAAEIFEQDLAKLRTASSKPVIRT, encoded by the exons ATGAAGATAAAGGAAGCTGGACCTTCTCGACTAGCGGATCGGCTGGCCGCCGCGGCCGCAGATGCCAATTGCATCTGCCGCAGGCCGGAAACGAACGTCGTTTGTGGAAATTGTTCCGCCAAGTTCTTCGGCCGGGTGCAACGAACCTGCCCGAGCCACACTCAC GTGATATATCTGCTGGATTACGGATATTGTCCGAAATGCAAAGCGCCGTGGCGTTCGCTGGAGGAGCTTACGGCGGCCGAAATTTTTGAACAGGATCTGGCCAAGCTGAGAACCGCCAGCAGCAAACCGGTCATTCGAACTTAA